The following proteins are encoded in a genomic region of Nonomuraea muscovyensis:
- a CDS encoding glutathione peroxidase, with protein MSLRDIPLHTLAGTPTTLDALAPGQAVLVVNVASKCGLTPQYAGLVELHQRYGPRGFSVVGMPCNQFMGQEPGSAEEIQEFCSTTYGVDFPLLEKADVNGADRHPLYTALTETPDADGEAGDVQWNFEKFLLDRDGTVVARFRPGTTPADPAVTSAVEKLL; from the coding sequence ATGAGCCTTCGTGACATTCCGCTGCACACTCTCGCCGGGACGCCCACCACCCTGGACGCCCTCGCCCCCGGCCAGGCCGTCCTCGTCGTGAACGTGGCCTCCAAGTGCGGTCTCACCCCGCAGTACGCGGGCCTCGTCGAACTCCACCAGCGCTACGGACCGCGCGGTTTCAGCGTGGTCGGCATGCCGTGCAACCAGTTCATGGGCCAGGAGCCCGGCTCGGCCGAGGAGATACAGGAGTTCTGCTCGACCACGTACGGCGTCGACTTCCCGCTGCTGGAGAAGGCCGACGTCAACGGCGCCGACCGGCACCCCCTCTACACCGCGCTCACCGAGACGCCCGACGCCGACGGGGAGGCGGGCGACGTGCAGTGGAACTTCGAGAAGTTCCTGCTCGACCGCGACGGCACCGTGGTGGCCCGGTTCCGCCCCGGCACCACCCCGGCTGACCCGGCCGTCACCTCGGCCGTCGAGAAGCTCCTCTGA
- a CDS encoding alpha/beta hydrolase, producing MSATVARGALVVLAVLVVLLGLLWVFQRSLIYLPDRGPVPPAGTVVTGARDVSFTTDDGVRLGAWFVPGEREVTVLVAGGNAGNRLHRAPLARALAARGLPVLLLDYRGYGGNPGRPTEEGLHLDVVAARRFLGDVPVIYFGESLGGGVVTRLATERPPDGLVLRSPFTDLAAAGQANYPLLPVRPLLRDRFPVTGRIAAVRVPTVVVYGTADTIVPPEQSRAVARAAGGPVTVVEVPGAGHNDLRLLDGPELVNAVVELAGRVRR from the coding sequence GTGAGCGCGACGGTGGCCCGCGGCGCGCTCGTGGTGCTCGCCGTCCTCGTCGTGCTCCTCGGTCTGCTGTGGGTGTTCCAGCGATCGCTGATCTACCTGCCGGACCGGGGGCCCGTGCCGCCGGCCGGCACCGTGGTCACCGGGGCCCGCGACGTGTCGTTCACCACCGACGACGGGGTGCGGCTCGGCGCCTGGTTCGTGCCGGGCGAGCGCGAGGTGACCGTGCTCGTCGCGGGCGGGAACGCGGGCAACCGGCTGCACCGCGCCCCGCTGGCCCGCGCCCTGGCCGCGCGCGGGCTGCCGGTCCTGCTGCTGGACTACCGCGGCTACGGCGGCAACCCCGGGCGGCCCACCGAGGAGGGGCTGCACCTCGACGTGGTCGCGGCGCGCCGGTTCCTCGGCGACGTCCCGGTGATCTACTTCGGTGAGAGCCTGGGCGGGGGCGTGGTGACGCGACTGGCCACCGAACGGCCGCCGGACGGGCTGGTGCTGCGCTCGCCGTTCACCGACCTGGCCGCGGCGGGCCAGGCCAACTACCCGTTGCTGCCGGTCCGGCCGCTGCTGCGCGACCGGTTCCCGGTCACCGGCCGCATCGCCGCCGTCCGGGTGCCGACCGTGGTCGTGTACGGCACCGCCGACACGATCGTGCCGCCGGAGCAGAGCCGGGCCGTCGCCCGAGCGGCCGGCGGGCCGGTGACGGTCGTCGAGGTGCCGGGCGCCGGCCACAACGACCTCCGACTCCTCGACGGGCCCGAACTCGTGAACGCCGTGGTCGAGCTGGCCGGCCGGGTCCGCCGCTGA
- a CDS encoding LacI family DNA-binding transcriptional regulator yields the protein MEARRSTIKDVAEAAGVGVATVSRVLSGGSASPETRERVLAVAAQLDYRPSALGRNLRQRRTGGIGLLVPDLTDTFFGQVAEGVLACARAAGEPVVLGSTGDDPEQEAELVGMLLEQSVDRVIAVPSGGADTWLPVTRAGVTVVFADRLPGAPADDDLPGSTADLMLLDGIPSPSPGRAVADVPAVLADDRAGIRTAVRYLRGLGHRRIAFLGGPGHDRRVAAFREAVGSPVDEELVVFATGSRDSAYAAASGLFQSRPDLTAVLAAGNVLGEAAVLAARELDLRVPRDVSLVMYDDVPWAELCSPPLTVIAQPGRDIGYRAAELVLRGTGRRPRGVVLPTELIVRGSCGPRR from the coding sequence ATGGAAGCCAGGCGAAGCACCATCAAGGACGTGGCCGAGGCGGCCGGGGTGGGTGTCGCGACCGTGTCGCGGGTGCTGTCCGGCGGCTCGGCCAGCCCGGAGACCAGGGAGCGGGTGCTGGCCGTGGCCGCCCAGCTCGACTACCGGCCGAGCGCGCTCGGCCGCAACCTGCGCCAGCGCCGCACCGGCGGCATCGGGCTGCTCGTGCCCGACCTGACCGACACGTTCTTCGGCCAGGTCGCCGAAGGCGTGCTCGCGTGCGCCCGCGCGGCGGGGGAGCCGGTGGTGCTCGGCTCGACGGGAGACGACCCCGAGCAGGAGGCCGAGCTGGTCGGCATGCTGCTGGAGCAGAGCGTGGACCGGGTGATCGCCGTCCCGTCGGGCGGCGCCGACACCTGGCTGCCGGTCACCAGGGCGGGCGTGACGGTGGTCTTCGCCGACCGGTTGCCCGGCGCGCCGGCCGACGACGACCTGCCCGGCTCCACCGCCGACCTCATGCTGCTCGACGGAATCCCCTCACCCTCGCCCGGCCGCGCCGTCGCGGACGTCCCCGCCGTCCTGGCCGACGACCGCGCGGGCATCCGTACGGCGGTGCGCTACCTGCGCGGCCTCGGCCACCGGCGCATCGCCTTCCTCGGCGGCCCCGGGCACGACCGGCGGGTGGCGGCCTTCCGCGAGGCGGTGGGCTCCCCGGTGGACGAGGAGCTGGTGGTCTTCGCCACCGGCAGCCGCGACTCGGCGTACGCGGCGGCCTCCGGCCTGTTCCAGAGCCGTCCCGACCTGACGGCCGTGCTGGCGGCGGGCAACGTGCTGGGGGAGGCGGCCGTGCTCGCGGCCAGGGAGCTGGACCTGCGGGTGCCGCGCGACGTCTCGCTGGTGATGTACGACGACGTCCCCTGGGCGGAGCTGTGCTCGCCCCCGCTCACCGTGATCGCCCAGCCGGGCCGCGACATCGGCTACCGCGCGGCCGAGCTGGTGCTGCGCGGCACCGGCCGGCGCCCCCGCGGAGTGGTGCTGCCCACGGAGCTGATCGTCCGCGGCAGCTGCGGCCCCCGCCGCTGA
- a CDS encoding ABC transporter ATP-binding protein, producing the protein MASIVLTNVDKVYAGGVKAVNGLNLEIKDGEFMVLVGPSGCGKSTALRMIAGLEDISGGEIAIGDKVVNHLPPKDRDIAMVFQNYALYPHMTVEENLAFGLKLRKMPKPEIQKRVTEAAKMLGLETYLKRKPAALSGGQRQRVAMGRAIVREPQAFLMDEPLSNLDAKLRVSMRASLNTLHERLGVTTVYVTHDQVEAMTLGDRVCVLRDGLLQQVDTPQNLFDKPVNLFVAGFMGSPSMNFVTAELVRDGGAAVAFAGIKLPIPDSTFTDKPGLDQFIGKKIILGIRPSDFEDAASAGSHADGWATLPVKAEVTEELGSEINVLFLIDAPPVEHKDTVAAADTGDDEEAALPLVGDKSLWTARVNARSHARPGQNIDLVLDTHNLHFFDPTSGLAIGHPANVK; encoded by the coding sequence ATGGCATCCATCGTTCTGACCAATGTCGACAAGGTCTACGCCGGTGGCGTGAAGGCCGTGAACGGGCTCAACCTTGAGATCAAGGATGGCGAGTTCATGGTGCTGGTCGGCCCCTCCGGCTGCGGCAAGTCGACCGCGCTGCGGATGATCGCCGGCCTGGAGGACATCAGCGGCGGCGAGATCGCCATCGGCGACAAGGTGGTCAACCACCTGCCGCCGAAGGACCGCGACATCGCCATGGTCTTCCAGAACTACGCGCTCTACCCGCACATGACGGTCGAGGAGAACCTCGCCTTCGGTCTCAAGCTCCGCAAGATGCCCAAGCCGGAGATCCAGAAGCGGGTGACCGAGGCCGCCAAGATGCTCGGCCTCGAGACCTACCTCAAGCGCAAGCCGGCCGCCCTGTCCGGTGGCCAGCGCCAGCGTGTCGCGATGGGCCGCGCCATCGTCCGTGAGCCGCAGGCCTTCCTCATGGACGAGCCGCTGTCCAACCTGGACGCCAAACTCCGCGTCTCCATGCGCGCCTCGCTCAACACCCTGCACGAGCGCCTCGGCGTCACGACCGTCTACGTCACGCACGACCAGGTCGAGGCCATGACCCTCGGCGACCGGGTCTGCGTCCTGCGCGACGGTCTGCTGCAGCAGGTCGACACCCCGCAGAACCTGTTCGACAAGCCGGTCAACCTGTTCGTCGCGGGCTTCATGGGCTCGCCGTCGATGAACTTCGTCACCGCCGAGCTGGTGCGTGACGGCGGCGCGGCCGTCGCCTTCGCCGGCATCAAGCTGCCGATCCCCGACTCCACCTTCACCGACAAGCCGGGCCTCGACCAGTTCATCGGCAAGAAGATCATCCTGGGCATCCGCCCCTCCGACTTCGAGGACGCCGCCTCCGCCGGCAGCCACGCCGACGGCTGGGCCACCCTGCCGGTCAAGGCCGAGGTCACCGAGGAGCTGGGCTCCGAGATCAACGTGCTGTTCCTCATCGACGCCCCGCCCGTCGAGCACAAGGACACCGTCGCCGCCGCCGACACGGGCGACGACGAGGAGGCCGCGCTGCCGCTCGTGGGCGACAAGTCCCTGTGGACCGCCCGTGTCAACGCCCGCAGCCACGCCCGTCCCGGCCAGAACATCGACCTGGTCCTCGACACGCACAACCTGCACTTCTTCGACCCGACCTCGGGTCTGGCGATCGGCCACCCGGCCAACGTCAAGTAG
- a CDS encoding PaaX family transcriptional regulator C-terminal domain-containing protein: protein MPTKGTPPTAPGTRRGAATDRTADRTADRTADRTADRTADRTADRAADRAADGVVDGVVDVPAGLRPLSARSVVLSLLLGSHPAELPVHALVRIVEPFGISGATLRVALTRMVAAGDLRRTGGVYRLSDRLLHRQRRQDAAIDPAVHAWDGAWELAVVTATGRGAAERAQLRADLAALRLAELREGVWTRPANLTRSWPGHLAPLVQRWTGRPEPSAAEPAGTLWDLEGWAAAGHALLAAYGEVTAPADRFAVVAAMVRHLLTDPVLPEPLLPLGWPAAALRATHAAYRHELTTLARTAT, encoded by the coding sequence ATGCCGACGAAGGGAACCCCGCCCACCGCACCCGGCACCCGGCGCGGGGCCGCGACCGACAGAACGGCCGACAGAACGGCCGACAGAACGGCCGACAGAACGGCCGACAGAACGGCCGACAGAACGGCCGACAGGGCGGCCGACAGGGCGGCCGACGGGGTGGTCGACGGGGTGGTCGATGTGCCGGCCGGCCTGCGGCCGCTGTCGGCGCGGTCGGTCGTGCTGAGCCTGCTGCTGGGCTCGCATCCTGCCGAACTGCCCGTCCACGCGCTCGTCCGGATCGTCGAGCCCTTCGGCATCTCCGGGGCGACGCTGCGGGTCGCGCTCACCCGCATGGTGGCCGCCGGGGATCTGCGCCGCACCGGCGGCGTCTACCGCCTCAGCGATCGGCTCCTGCACCGCCAGCGCCGCCAGGACGCCGCCATCGACCCCGCCGTGCACGCCTGGGACGGCGCCTGGGAGCTCGCCGTCGTCACCGCCACCGGGCGCGGCGCGGCCGAGCGTGCCCAGTTGCGCGCCGACCTGGCCGCCCTGCGGCTCGCCGAACTCCGCGAGGGGGTCTGGACCCGCCCCGCCAACCTCACCCGATCGTGGCCCGGCCACCTGGCGCCACTCGTCCAGCGCTGGACGGGCCGCCCCGAGCCGTCCGCCGCGGAGCCGGCCGGGACCCTGTGGGACCTGGAGGGCTGGGCCGCCGCCGGGCACGCCCTCCTGGCCGCCTACGGGGAGGTGACGGCGCCCGCCGACCGGTTCGCCGTCGTCGCCGCGATGGTCCGGCACCTGCTCACCGACCCGGTGCTGCCCGAGCCGCTGCTACCTCTCGGCTGGCCGGCCGCCGCCCTGCGCGCCACCCATGCCGCCTACCGGCACGAGCTCACCACCCTCGCCCGGACCGCCACCTGA
- a CDS encoding acyl-CoA dehydrogenase family protein has protein sequence MVRTLADGSAATHEVTNQPPPLPPYDASDDTALLEGLRREGAGWAEADVRRVGRLAGGPEAQRWAEDANRHEPELRTHDRFGRRIDEVEFHPSWHSLMRVAVAEGLGGAVWADGRPGAHVARTATGLVWGHTEAGHLCPMAMTYAAVPALRHQPDLAAVYEPLLAGRVYDPGLAVPSGKRGLLAGMGMTEKQGGSDVRTNTTLATPAGEDGVYTLRGHKWFTSAPMCDVFLVLAQAPGGLSCFLLPRVLPDGTRNVFRIQRLKDKLGNRSNASSEPEFDGTVAWLVGGEGQGVKTIIDMVNLTRLDCVMATATLMRKTLVEAGHHARHRAAFGGRLLDQPLMRNVLADLALESEAATALTLRLAGATDRALAGDPGERALRRIATAAGKYWVTKRGPAFTAEALECLGGNGYVEESGMPRHYREAPLLSIWEGSGNVNALDVLRALAREPGTLDALFGELALARGGDARLDAAVARLRDDLADTDGIQARARLLVERIALALQGSLLVRHAPPAVADAFCATRLGGDWGHAYGTLPRSADVTAILDRSLPGDR, from the coding sequence ATGGTGAGAACACTGGCGGACGGTTCGGCCGCCACGCACGAGGTGACCAACCAGCCGCCTCCCCTGCCGCCCTACGACGCCTCCGACGACACGGCCCTGCTGGAGGGGCTGCGCCGGGAGGGCGCGGGCTGGGCCGAGGCGGACGTGCGGCGCGTCGGCCGGCTGGCGGGGGGCCCGGAGGCGCAGCGCTGGGCCGAGGACGCCAACCGGCACGAGCCTGAGCTGCGCACGCATGACCGGTTCGGCCGGCGGATCGACGAGGTGGAGTTCCATCCGAGCTGGCACAGCCTGATGCGGGTCGCCGTGGCCGAGGGACTGGGCGGCGCCGTCTGGGCGGACGGCCGGCCGGGCGCGCACGTGGCCCGGACGGCGACCGGGCTGGTGTGGGGACACACCGAGGCCGGTCACCTCTGCCCGATGGCGATGACGTACGCGGCCGTGCCCGCGCTGCGTCACCAGCCGGACCTCGCGGCGGTGTACGAACCGTTGCTGGCCGGCCGCGTCTACGACCCGGGCCTGGCGGTGCCGTCGGGCAAGCGGGGCCTGCTGGCCGGCATGGGCATGACCGAGAAGCAGGGCGGCTCGGACGTGCGCACCAACACCACGCTCGCCACGCCTGCCGGCGAGGACGGCGTGTACACGCTGCGTGGCCACAAGTGGTTCACCTCGGCGCCGATGTGCGACGTGTTCCTGGTCCTGGCGCAGGCGCCCGGCGGCCTGTCGTGCTTCCTGCTGCCGCGCGTCCTGCCCGACGGCACCCGTAACGTGTTCCGGATCCAGCGGCTGAAGGACAAGCTCGGCAACCGGTCCAATGCCAGCAGCGAGCCCGAGTTCGACGGCACGGTGGCCTGGCTGGTCGGCGGCGAGGGCCAGGGCGTGAAGACGATCATCGACATGGTGAACCTGACCCGCCTGGACTGCGTGATGGCCACCGCGACGCTGATGCGCAAGACGCTGGTGGAGGCCGGGCACCACGCCCGGCACCGGGCGGCGTTCGGCGGGCGGCTGCTCGACCAGCCGCTCATGCGCAACGTGCTGGCCGACCTGGCGCTGGAGTCCGAGGCGGCCACGGCGCTGACGCTGCGGCTGGCCGGGGCGACCGACCGCGCGCTGGCCGGCGACCCGGGTGAGCGGGCGCTGCGGCGGATCGCGACCGCGGCCGGCAAGTACTGGGTGACCAAGCGCGGACCGGCGTTCACCGCCGAGGCGCTGGAGTGCCTGGGCGGCAACGGCTACGTGGAGGAGTCGGGGATGCCCCGCCACTACCGCGAGGCGCCGCTGCTGTCGATCTGGGAGGGGTCGGGCAACGTCAACGCCCTCGACGTGCTGCGCGCCCTGGCCCGGGAGCCCGGCACCCTCGACGCGCTGTTCGGCGAGCTGGCCCTGGCCCGGGGCGGCGACGCCCGCCTGGACGCCGCGGTGGCGCGGCTGCGCGACGACCTGGCCGACACCGACGGCATCCAGGCACGGGCCCGGCTGCTGGTCGAGCGGATCGCGCTCGCCCTGCAGGGGTCGCTGCTGGTGCGGCACGCGCCGCCCGCCGTCGCCGACGCGTTCTGCGCCACCCGGCTGGGCGGCGACTGGGGCCACGCCTACGGCACCCTGCCACGCTCGGCCGACGTCACCGCGATCCTGGACCGCTCCCTGCCCGGCGACCGCTGA
- a CDS encoding SDR family NAD(P)-dependent oxidoreductase has translation MPTALITGATAGLGAAFARRLAGDGFSLVLVARDETRLAEVADQLKLRYGVSVEVLGADLATEDGLARVESRLRDGVDLLVNNAGFGHPGSFPTVPVEDEVRMLKLHCEAVLRLTLAALPAMRERDRGAVINVASVAAFFTRGTYSASKAWVVNFSESAAAEIGHPRIRIMALCPGFVRTEFHQRAGMDAATIPGFLWLKADDVVNEAMRDLALGRTVSVPDLRYKAIVAVGRFVPRGVVAAVSGRLGRR, from the coding sequence ATGCCTACCGCACTGATCACCGGCGCGACCGCCGGTCTCGGCGCCGCCTTCGCCCGGCGGCTGGCCGGCGACGGGTTCTCCCTCGTCCTCGTGGCGCGCGACGAGACCCGGCTCGCCGAGGTGGCCGACCAGCTCAAGCTCAGGTACGGCGTGAGCGTCGAGGTGCTCGGCGCCGACCTCGCCACCGAGGACGGCCTCGCCCGGGTCGAGAGCCGCCTGCGTGACGGTGTCGACCTGCTCGTCAACAACGCGGGGTTCGGCCACCCCGGCTCGTTCCCGACGGTGCCGGTCGAGGACGAGGTCCGCATGCTCAAGCTGCACTGCGAGGCCGTGCTGCGGCTCACCCTCGCCGCCCTGCCCGCCATGAGGGAACGCGACCGCGGCGCGGTGATCAACGTCGCCTCCGTCGCCGCGTTCTTCACCCGCGGCACCTACAGCGCCTCCAAGGCGTGGGTGGTCAACTTCAGCGAGTCCGCCGCGGCCGAGATCGGCCACCCCAGGATCAGGATCATGGCGCTGTGCCCCGGCTTCGTGCGCACCGAGTTCCACCAGCGCGCCGGCATGGACGCCGCCACGATCCCGGGGTTCCTGTGGCTCAAGGCCGACGACGTGGTGAACGAGGCCATGCGCGACCTCGCGCTGGGCCGGACGGTGTCGGTGCCCGACCTGCGCTACAAGGCGATCGTGGCGGTGGGCAGGTTCGTGCCGCGCGGCGTGGTCGCCGCCGTCTCGGGCCGCCTCGGTCGCCGCTGA
- a CDS encoding endonuclease/exonuclease/phosphatase family protein, producing the protein MSITADTRGVGGQDSGDGAPAATPRRRRRRRLSWAVVTFLALWAVVRLGGLEWGWFLTQLMTFTPYAVVLSGALAVLLGLRRNRPAAVVALVTCVALAFAVVPRTVRAAGAAGGTPLRVLTVNLFSRADAEAVVRLVREYEPDVFSALEITPEKVAELDAAGLAGLMPHRVLQPGQGPKGSGLYARHPLTPLDGLFTPIGHNMPAATVSLPGGVSAQVVAVHPNPPLAGRAADWNAALDALPPASGDVVRVLAGDFNASLDHRALRDLLDRGYVDAADQAGEGLVPTWPNNRPIPPMITIDHVLVDRRASVDGVKVLDVPRTDHRGVLAELRLPAGP; encoded by the coding sequence GTGAGCATCACGGCCGACACGCGCGGGGTGGGCGGGCAGGACAGCGGCGACGGCGCGCCGGCGGCGACCCCACGACGCCGACGCCGACGCCGGCTGTCGTGGGCGGTTGTCACGTTCCTGGCCCTGTGGGCGGTCGTCCGGCTGGGCGGGCTGGAGTGGGGCTGGTTCCTCACCCAGCTGATGACGTTCACGCCGTACGCGGTGGTCCTGTCGGGGGCGCTGGCGGTGCTTCTGGGGCTGCGGCGCAACCGGCCGGCGGCGGTCGTGGCGCTGGTCACGTGCGTCGCGCTGGCGTTCGCCGTCGTGCCGCGGACGGTGCGGGCCGCCGGGGCGGCGGGCGGCACCCCGCTTCGGGTGCTGACCGTCAACCTGTTCTCGCGGGCCGACGCCGAGGCGGTCGTACGGCTGGTGCGGGAGTACGAACCCGACGTGTTCAGCGCGCTGGAGATCACGCCGGAGAAGGTCGCCGAGCTCGACGCGGCGGGCCTGGCCGGGCTGATGCCGCACCGCGTGCTGCAGCCCGGCCAGGGCCCCAAGGGCAGCGGCCTGTACGCCAGGCACCCGCTCACCCCGCTGGACGGGCTCTTCACGCCGATCGGGCACAACATGCCCGCGGCGACGGTGAGCCTGCCGGGCGGGGTGAGCGCGCAGGTCGTGGCCGTCCATCCGAACCCGCCGCTGGCCGGCCGGGCCGCCGATTGGAACGCTGCACTCGACGCGCTGCCCCCGGCGTCCGGCGACGTGGTGCGGGTGCTGGCCGGTGACTTCAACGCCTCCCTCGACCACCGGGCGCTGCGCGACCTGCTGGACCGGGGCTACGTCGACGCGGCCGACCAGGCGGGCGAGGGGCTGGTGCCGACCTGGCCGAACAACCGGCCGATCCCACCGATGATCACGATCGACCACGTCCTGGTGGACCGGCGGGCCTCGGTGGACGGTGTGAAGGTCCTCGACGTGCCCCGTACCGACCACCGGGGTGTCCTCGCCGAGCTGCGCCTGCCCGCCGGCCCGTAG
- a CDS encoding MBL fold metallo-hydrolase, with product MDRADHGSVLFIGNATTLIRYNGFTLLTDPNFLHRGERARLGHGLRSRRLTDPALEIEDLPPLDAVVLSHLYGDHWDDVARHGLDRATPVVTTPHAAHRLRRQGFEHAVGLKTWEEYSLRNARGALTITSVPARHAYGAVEALLPPVMGSVLEFRSEGRIDLRLHISGDTMLDRSLREIAERFPDLDVGIVHLGGTKLLGAFQISMDGRQGADWVDLVGPERVLPVHHDDYTVFSSPLADFLDHMRQTGNADRVIRLARGDTYTLPVRPAARRPG from the coding sequence ATGGACAGGGCGGACCACGGCAGCGTGCTCTTCATCGGCAACGCGACCACGTTGATCCGCTACAACGGCTTCACCCTGCTCACCGACCCCAACTTCCTGCACCGCGGTGAGCGGGCCCGCCTCGGCCACGGCCTGCGCTCCCGGCGCCTCACCGACCCCGCCCTGGAGATCGAGGACCTGCCGCCGCTCGACGCCGTCGTGCTGTCGCACCTGTACGGCGACCATTGGGACGACGTGGCCCGTCATGGCCTCGACCGCGCCACCCCCGTCGTCACCACGCCGCACGCCGCCCACAGGCTGCGCCGCCAGGGCTTCGAACATGCCGTCGGCCTGAAGACCTGGGAGGAGTACAGCCTGCGCAACGCCCGCGGCGCCCTCACCATCACCTCGGTGCCCGCCCGGCACGCGTACGGGGCGGTGGAGGCGCTGCTGCCGCCCGTCATGGGCAGCGTCCTGGAGTTCCGCAGCGAGGGCCGCATCGACCTGCGCCTGCACATCAGCGGCGACACGATGCTCGACCGCAGCCTGCGCGAGATCGCCGAACGCTTCCCCGACCTCGACGTCGGCATCGTCCACCTGGGCGGCACCAAACTGCTGGGCGCCTTCCAGATCTCCATGGACGGCCGGCAGGGCGCCGACTGGGTGGACCTCGTCGGCCCCGAGCGCGTGCTGCCCGTCCACCACGACGACTACACGGTCTTCTCCTCGCCCCTGGCGGACTTCCTCGACCACATGCGGCAGACCGGCAACGCCGACCGCGTGATCCGCCTCGCCCGGGGCGACACCTACACCCTGCCCGTCCGGCCCGCCGCCCGCCGTCCCGGCTGA
- a CDS encoding NAD(P)/FAD-dependent oxidoreductase — MKRLRTRPGRPAERPARPRVVVVGAGFAGLNAARELARGGALVALVDHHPYTTFQPLLYQVATAGLSAADTSYPLRAFAGKYPNLRVRVAGLGKLHLDDKRVELDDGTAIDYDYLVLASGVTTNWLGIKGAEEHAMPLYGVRDAVTLRRRLQRCLEEIAEGKRPTGHVVVVGGGATGVEIAGTMAELRRRTLPLTHPEIKPDQTSVTLVERFDYVLAPYKPRLRDAAAHALRERGVRLRLGSTVAAVEPEAVVLADGTRLHSDATVWALGVTAPDEVAECGLPQGKGGRVVVTEALNLEERPEVFVAGDLALPPDPLPQLAQPAVQMGKHVGRQILAAAQGRPLKPFSYRDPGIMAIVGRAEAVVQLRNGRTMRGLIAWLVWIFVHVAYLLGGRNRITVLVDFFWRYLGPRRSAASVAE; from the coding sequence GTGAAGCGCCTGAGAACCCGCCCCGGCAGGCCGGCGGAGCGGCCCGCCAGGCCGCGCGTCGTGGTGGTGGGCGCGGGGTTCGCCGGGCTGAACGCCGCCCGCGAGCTAGCCCGCGGCGGCGCGCTGGTCGCGCTCGTCGACCACCACCCCTACACCACCTTCCAGCCGCTGCTCTACCAGGTCGCCACGGCCGGGCTCAGCGCCGCGGACACGTCGTACCCGCTGCGGGCCTTCGCCGGCAAGTACCCCAACCTGCGGGTCCGCGTCGCGGGCCTGGGCAAGCTGCATCTCGACGACAAGCGGGTGGAGCTCGACGACGGCACCGCGATCGACTACGACTACCTCGTCCTCGCCAGCGGCGTCACCACCAACTGGCTCGGCATCAAGGGCGCCGAAGAGCACGCCATGCCGCTGTACGGCGTGCGGGACGCGGTGACGCTGCGCAGGCGGTTGCAGCGTTGCCTGGAGGAGATCGCCGAGGGCAAGCGGCCCACCGGCCACGTGGTCGTCGTCGGCGGCGGCGCCACCGGCGTCGAGATCGCCGGCACGATGGCCGAGCTGCGCCGCCGGACGCTGCCGCTCACCCACCCCGAGATCAAGCCCGACCAGACCAGCGTCACCCTGGTCGAGCGGTTCGACTACGTGCTCGCGCCGTACAAGCCGCGCCTGCGCGACGCCGCCGCCCACGCGCTGCGCGAGCGCGGCGTGCGGCTCAGGCTCGGCAGCACGGTCGCGGCGGTCGAGCCGGAGGCCGTCGTGCTCGCCGACGGCACCCGGCTGCACAGCGACGCCACCGTCTGGGCGCTCGGCGTCACCGCCCCGGACGAGGTCGCCGAGTGCGGCCTGCCGCAGGGCAAGGGTGGCAGGGTGGTCGTCACCGAGGCGCTCAACCTGGAGGAGCGCCCCGAGGTGTTCGTCGCCGGAGACCTGGCGCTGCCTCCCGACCCGCTGCCGCAGCTCGCCCAGCCGGCCGTCCAGATGGGCAAGCACGTGGGCCGGCAGATCCTCGCCGCCGCGCAGGGCCGGCCACTCAAGCCGTTCTCCTACCGCGACCCCGGCATCATGGCGATCGTCGGCCGCGCCGAGGCGGTCGTGCAACTGCGCAACGGGCGCACCATGCGGGGCCTGATCGCCTGGCTGGTGTGGATCTTCGTGCACGTGGCGTACCTGCTGGGCGGGCGCAACCGGATCACCGTGCTCGTCGACTTCTTCTGGCGCTACCTGGGTCCGCGCCGCAGCGCCGCCTCGGTCGCCGAGTGA